The following are encoded in a window of Acidicapsa ligni genomic DNA:
- a CDS encoding CHAT domain-containing protein, which yields MSENESNNPLQFPKETLLRFLDTAPQVGQVAGERESAPAEGVASACPKAEEFIGVALGNVNESEATRLLVHASGCDACGPILAHCIQSQEGNPSAEETIAIAELAAARAEWQQRTARELAATPRRGKPKAKSSGKPSIWWAVGAVAAAILGVAIFLWHERATSPERLLAQAYSESRTLELRIPGATYSVLRVGSHTRGAEAGHESAPLLDARARLARELEKDPNNAKLLELQARADVLEERYDAAADTLDRLLANGPVTTELLTDAASAYYQRGLVSGSESDRSTALDYMRRADELAPTDPVVLFNEAIVMEDRGQMMNAVEVWNRYITVERDAHWAAEGRRKLAALEKTLNRLKTHQTRIDNMLTTPEAMDALAGNAQQLADLDEELSTLQLHTLTRMAYPVAVSDADRSRGSPCNEEKCRAARRLLKALSNSLELQHHDYWLNDLFSPGINSLSPATAALYTQALELLGQATDDNAGGAATDGARLAEQAQTLFASLPKSTSAMKVAVQAGEERAGIEHLFGLQRQVDFSSCLLYANRALKQPAELQRRSRYPWIEAQEEITEHICDDTPETRADGRILALKAIDLSRRSNYALMLARTEVSTSDSLLTGDSETGERMTLEALRKLYAKDAPPMRVLQTFVALFYTERDSPHAYSSELFTRETEELAEILGNRHYLSLLHMELANADMRIGAIGDARRQLKLADQESTQLVDGKIERVDLSQSQILLACAELERGDLLPAGRLLDQAAQHRSVQTDSWAARLYAGARGQLDLALGHFEQANSTIETDIRSSEGKRVRRGDLATDAEHAQMDHDLYAELAATWLAQGRTPISILALWERFRLRSRRLPITQCSAGALDCEESRVLAAQRQLGDSILTGQILLLDRVLIYRMDRDKITWDEKPLRRRDVLDAAQILERAISSPHTTLSTANTLGIRLAGGLLPSLPAKMSADATLLVEPDPELANLSWTVLPTPAGTLGLAYPLAESRSVLADSSYADDHDNARAAKGSHAEITARPLIIGASVSAEGEAPLPEALEEARAVTRFLNSSQVLLGRDATRAQVASQLNSATILHFAGHAVQSPSGTELLLAASSQEAKPWLDAALLRQYPPRACRLAVLSACATGGQERSSNLPLQDVVETLGTLGVPEIVATRWQIDSGAAVPLMTMFYQKITEGSSVAMALTSARKAISSQPQYNNPYYWGAYYATGYETPQLKGSLRASLNQSHP from the coding sequence ATGAGCGAAAACGAAAGTAACAATCCGCTGCAGTTCCCGAAGGAAACACTGCTTCGGTTTCTGGATACCGCTCCGCAAGTGGGGCAAGTTGCCGGAGAGCGGGAGTCTGCGCCTGCGGAGGGTGTCGCCAGCGCCTGTCCTAAAGCTGAAGAATTTATAGGTGTGGCGCTGGGCAATGTGAATGAATCGGAAGCAACGCGGCTGCTTGTGCATGCCAGCGGCTGCGACGCCTGCGGCCCGATACTCGCGCATTGCATCCAGAGCCAGGAAGGCAACCCAAGCGCAGAAGAGACGATTGCGATTGCCGAACTGGCAGCGGCGCGGGCTGAGTGGCAGCAGAGAACGGCCCGAGAGTTGGCGGCTACTCCCAGGCGCGGAAAGCCGAAGGCGAAATCGAGCGGGAAGCCGAGCATCTGGTGGGCTGTGGGAGCTGTCGCGGCGGCAATTCTCGGGGTTGCGATCTTTTTGTGGCATGAGCGAGCGACATCCCCTGAACGCCTGTTGGCACAGGCATATTCGGAATCACGAACGCTTGAGTTGAGGATTCCGGGTGCAACCTACTCCGTGTTGCGTGTGGGTAGTCATACGCGCGGAGCGGAGGCAGGCCACGAATCTGCGCCGCTGCTGGATGCACGAGCACGGTTGGCGCGGGAGTTGGAAAAGGATCCGAACAACGCGAAGCTGCTTGAGTTGCAGGCTCGGGCAGATGTGCTGGAGGAGCGATACGACGCTGCGGCGGACACGCTGGATCGCCTGCTGGCGAACGGTCCGGTAACGACGGAGTTGCTTACGGATGCTGCCTCGGCTTACTACCAGCGTGGCCTGGTTTCGGGCAGCGAATCGGATCGTTCGACTGCGCTGGATTACATGCGGCGCGCGGATGAACTGGCTCCGACTGACCCCGTGGTTCTATTTAACGAAGCAATTGTGATGGAAGATCGCGGCCAGATGATGAACGCTGTCGAGGTCTGGAATCGTTATATTACTGTCGAACGCGATGCCCACTGGGCAGCGGAGGGCAGGCGCAAACTTGCCGCTCTCGAAAAGACGCTGAACCGCCTCAAGACGCATCAGACCCGCATCGACAATATGCTGACGACACCGGAGGCTATGGACGCCCTGGCAGGTAATGCGCAGCAGCTTGCCGATCTCGATGAAGAACTATCCACTTTGCAGTTACATACGCTGACCAGGATGGCTTATCCGGTTGCGGTGAGCGATGCGGATAGATCGCGGGGATCTCCATGCAATGAGGAGAAATGCAGGGCTGCACGGCGGCTTCTTAAAGCATTATCGAATTCTTTAGAACTACAGCATCACGATTATTGGCTTAACGATCTTTTCTCTCCTGGCATCAATTCCCTTTCCCCAGCCACGGCGGCTCTCTATACCCAGGCATTGGAATTGCTTGGGCAGGCCACAGATGACAATGCCGGCGGAGCGGCGACTGACGGGGCGCGGCTGGCAGAGCAGGCTCAAACTCTCTTTGCATCTCTCCCTAAGTCTACGAGTGCAATGAAAGTAGCAGTTCAGGCAGGCGAAGAGCGGGCCGGGATCGAACATCTTTTTGGTTTGCAGCGTCAGGTGGATTTCTCTAGTTGCCTGCTTTATGCGAATCGGGCTCTCAAACAGCCTGCAGAGTTGCAGCGAAGAAGCCGATATCCGTGGATTGAAGCTCAGGAGGAAATCACGGAGCACATTTGCGATGACACTCCTGAGACACGAGCAGATGGACGCATTTTAGCGTTAAAAGCAATAGATCTATCCAGGAGGAGTAACTACGCGCTTATGCTGGCGCGAACAGAGGTTTCAACATCTGATTCTCTCCTCACAGGAGACAGTGAGACTGGTGAACGCATGACCCTGGAGGCACTGCGCAAACTCTATGCAAAAGACGCTCCCCCGATGCGAGTTCTACAGACTTTTGTGGCCCTCTTTTATACAGAAAGAGATTCACCACACGCGTATTCGTCAGAGCTTTTTACACGTGAAACGGAAGAGTTAGCCGAGATTTTGGGAAATAGACATTATCTGTCACTGCTGCATATGGAGCTGGCGAACGCCGACATGCGAATCGGAGCCATCGGAGATGCCAGGAGGCAACTCAAACTGGCCGATCAGGAAAGCACCCAGCTCGTCGACGGCAAGATAGAACGTGTTGATTTAAGCCAATCGCAAATCCTGCTGGCCTGCGCTGAGCTGGAGCGTGGAGACTTATTGCCTGCAGGGCGACTGCTGGATCAAGCTGCTCAGCATCGCTCAGTTCAAACTGATTCCTGGGCTGCACGGCTGTACGCCGGCGCGCGTGGGCAACTGGATCTTGCGCTGGGGCATTTTGAGCAGGCCAACAGCACTATCGAAACCGATATCCGCAGCAGCGAAGGCAAGCGCGTGCGCAGAGGAGACCTGGCAACAGACGCCGAACACGCCCAGATGGATCATGATCTGTATGCGGAGCTGGCTGCAACCTGGCTGGCGCAGGGGCGCACGCCGATAAGTATCCTGGCGCTCTGGGAGCGCTTTCGCCTACGATCCCGAAGGCTGCCCATTACACAGTGCTCGGCCGGAGCATTGGACTGCGAAGAATCCCGGGTGCTCGCCGCACAACGCCAGCTCGGTGACAGCATTTTGACCGGGCAGATTCTGCTACTGGACCGGGTGCTGATCTATCGCATGGACCGAGACAAAATCACCTGGGACGAGAAGCCTCTGCGGCGGCGGGATGTCCTGGATGCAGCACAGATTCTGGAGCGTGCGATTAGTTCTCCGCATACGACTTTGAGTACCGCGAACACGCTTGGTATCCGGCTTGCAGGGGGATTGCTACCATCCCTGCCCGCGAAAATGAGCGCGGACGCAACCCTGCTTGTAGAGCCCGATCCCGAGCTGGCAAATCTCTCCTGGACCGTTCTTCCAACACCGGCGGGGACGCTGGGGCTTGCCTATCCTTTGGCCGAGTCGCGTTCGGTTCTTGCTGATTCTTCTTATGCAGACGACCACGACAATGCCCGGGCAGCTAAAGGAAGCCACGCTGAAATCACCGCGCGGCCATTGATTATTGGAGCCTCTGTCTCCGCAGAGGGTGAGGCACCTCTGCCCGAGGCTCTTGAGGAAGCACGAGCTGTTACTCGCTTTCTTAACTCTTCTCAGGTTCTATTGGGCAGGGATGCGACACGCGCACAGGTGGCAAGCCAATTGAACTCGGCAACCATCCTGCATTTTGCGGGTCATGCGGTGCAATCGCCGAGTGGAACGGAGTTGCTGTTGGCCGCTTCATCCCAGGAAGCAAAGCCATGGCTCGATGCAGCGCTCCTACGCCAATATCCACCGCGCGCCTGCCGCCTGGCTGTCCTCTCGGCCTGCGCTACGGGGGGACAGGAGAGATCCTCGAATCTTCCGCTGCAGGATGTGGTGGAGACGCTGGGTACGCTTGGCGTCCCTGAGATAGTGGCGACACGCTGGCAGATCGATTCGGGAGCGGCAGTTCCCTTAATGACAATGTTTTATCAAAAGATTACAGAGGGGAGCAGTGTGGCTATGGCTTTGACTTCAGCTAGAAAGGCCATCTCTTCTCAGCCCCAATACAACAATCCTTATTACTGGGGCGCCTATTATGCCACTGGTTATGAAACGCCGCAGTTGAAAGGATCTTTGCGTGCCAGCCTCAACCAAAGTCATCCATAA
- a CDS encoding DUF4129 domain-containing protein, which produces MIRTRALWWMLLAIPVPALFPAAMAAATPPSDPIAPSISMTAFRTQLESLDRLVAACQQSLQSAQSTAAAHCSGDQVGPDIQVALPSGARPVHYGWLRDLLNEAAKPPVKQAATKPAKDKPKSSSDSDSDADPDTDTSSIGLDPAPLTPMTIAQRLAAARTRLQQDWAITGKIASTPATDSPQPTHFNSSKEHAVLTRILAAREYQSAVIGRTLKDRILEKIGNWIDKVIGKLVEAGSKSKWIGLTAEIGFVSLLCVLLVWFLIRIERQGRFSTSLFRSTPGGAAASARDWQLWLQDARQAAAQGKWRDAIHLLYWASISRLESSGQWPADRARTPREYLALLNPESAQRPTLTALTRSFERTWYAGHTAAEADFRQAEQLAGRLGAQ; this is translated from the coding sequence GTGATCCGTACTCGCGCATTGTGGTGGATGCTTCTGGCAATCCCGGTTCCAGCGCTGTTTCCCGCAGCAATGGCCGCCGCCACGCCGCCATCTGACCCAATCGCGCCGTCAATCTCGATGACGGCCTTCCGCACTCAACTCGAATCCCTCGACCGCCTGGTAGCCGCCTGTCAACAATCCCTGCAATCCGCGCAGTCGACGGCTGCCGCCCACTGCAGCGGCGATCAAGTCGGCCCCGACATTCAGGTAGCGCTGCCCTCCGGCGCTCGTCCGGTCCACTACGGCTGGCTCCGCGACCTCCTCAACGAAGCCGCCAAACCGCCCGTAAAACAAGCCGCAACCAAGCCAGCAAAGGATAAGCCAAAATCATCTTCCGACTCCGACTCCGACGCTGACCCCGATACCGATACCAGCAGCATCGGCCTTGATCCAGCCCCTCTAACCCCAATGACCATAGCCCAACGCCTCGCCGCCGCACGAACCCGCCTGCAGCAGGACTGGGCAATTACGGGCAAAATCGCAAGCACGCCCGCTACAGACTCCCCGCAGCCCACCCATTTCAATTCCTCCAAAGAGCACGCAGTCCTGACCCGAATCCTCGCTGCCAGGGAGTACCAAAGCGCCGTAATCGGCCGCACTCTGAAAGACCGCATCCTCGAAAAAATCGGCAATTGGATCGACAAGGTCATCGGCAAACTCGTCGAGGCCGGTTCCAAATCCAAATGGATCGGCCTCACTGCCGAAATCGGCTTCGTCAGCCTGCTCTGCGTCCTGCTCGTCTGGTTCCTCATCCGCATCGAGCGCCAGGGACGCTTCAGCACCAGTCTCTTCCGCTCCACACCCGGAGGCGCCGCAGCCTCTGCCCGCGACTGGCAACTCTGGCTGCAGGACGCAAGGCAGGCCGCCGCCCAGGGCAAATGGCGCGATGCCATTCATCTTCTTTACTGGGCCAGCATCTCGCGCCTCGAATCCAGCGGCCAATGGCCCGCAGACCGCGCCCGCACTCCCCGCGAATACCTCGCTCTGCTCAATCCCGAAAGCGCCCAGCGACCTACGCTAACCGCTCTCACCCGCAGCTTTGAACGCACCTGGTACGCAGGCCATACCGCCGCCGAAGCCGACTTCCGTCAGGCCGAGCAACTGGCAGGCCGCCTGGGAGCGCAATGA
- a CDS encoding ABC transporter permease, with the protein MPEGLHNFLLRLTSLFRKYRLDREMAEELEFHQAMLRDKMLSQGISPSEADATMRQTFGNPGRWHERLRELWQFRTLENFLRDVSFSARLLRKSLGFTIIAVLTLALGVGANTTIFSLINGLLLRPLPVPHSEQMMVLSTHQRDDKSRAKYSFNAPYLRSLELRQRSGQLPFTDVFGYFGTLFQVKGNSGNEVVRSVMVSGQYFNAMQVPPLMGRYLTPQDDTAGGNPAGLAVVISERFWQRWFNRAPDAVGRKLLISNQVFTVVGVMPKRFTGADPTQSPDLFTPLAAEPILDAPYSMIDSAYHAWWLNIMARAKPGTSIEQANAAVAALSSSIIHDSGDADFVTNAIKDQVRFSAESGSRGFSYFRSMFQKPLEIVFVMCGGILLLACINLTSLLMARSAARERELATRLAMGATRRRLVQQLLIESLMIAMIGTGVGLAAAPFLSRMLAAMLLSGAGQRAQLDTSLDVRVLFFAAIIAVTTAVLIGLVPALRSTSGSLSDHIKDGQYARQSHQRRAILPRILMASEVCLALILVAGAGLLATSVIRLYKVGTGFDPHGVVNIALSMDKQPLDGEALTRLYQQIAEGLSRQPGVKSVGFVDILPLSGASETDDYPDIAGTEHIVFGSRIGADYFHAMRIPILAGRDFTWSDTIASGSKIILNESAARALFPDRSYRSVPGENMPGSQKKPVEIIGIVGDTKYNDLRSPAPASAYSPMTQSPIHKGSYTAVIRIEGPAAPFAAATRDLTMRLAPDIPVPVMTTMSSVVDDSITAERMMAILAVYFAACALLVTGIGLYGTLSYATARRTSEIGIRMALGAKRVQVVTLVFRENAAVALVGSVAGLAAAFFASRVLASFLYGTSARDPWVLGGSVLALVAIACVASLLPALRAARIDPMAAIRCE; encoded by the coding sequence AGTTGGAGTTTCATCAAGCAATGCTGCGCGACAAAATGCTCAGCCAGGGCATATCACCGTCTGAAGCAGATGCAACCATGCGCCAGACCTTCGGCAATCCAGGCCGCTGGCATGAGCGGCTGCGTGAACTCTGGCAGTTCCGCACACTCGAAAATTTTCTCCGCGATGTGAGTTTCTCCGCGCGCCTGCTGCGAAAATCTCTCGGATTCACCATCATCGCCGTCCTTACTCTGGCGTTGGGCGTAGGTGCGAACACCACAATATTTTCGCTCATCAACGGTCTGTTGCTGCGTCCTCTTCCTGTCCCTCATAGCGAACAAATGATGGTTCTCTCCACCCATCAGCGCGACGATAAATCCCGCGCTAAATACAGCTTCAACGCTCCATATCTGCGCAGTCTTGAGCTTCGGCAGCGGAGCGGCCAGTTGCCATTCACAGATGTATTCGGCTATTTCGGAACGCTTTTCCAGGTCAAAGGCAACTCTGGAAATGAAGTAGTGCGCAGCGTTATGGTCAGTGGGCAGTACTTCAATGCGATGCAGGTTCCGCCTTTAATGGGCAGGTACCTCACGCCACAGGATGATACCGCTGGCGGCAATCCCGCGGGCTTGGCAGTCGTCATCAGCGAGCGCTTCTGGCAGAGATGGTTCAATCGCGCGCCCGATGCCGTCGGGCGCAAGCTACTCATCTCCAATCAGGTATTCACTGTTGTCGGGGTTATGCCTAAGCGGTTTACGGGAGCAGACCCAACGCAGAGCCCGGACCTGTTCACGCCCCTGGCCGCTGAGCCGATCCTCGATGCGCCTTACAGCATGATTGATAGCGCCTATCACGCGTGGTGGCTAAACATCATGGCTCGCGCAAAGCCGGGCACATCGATCGAGCAGGCCAATGCTGCCGTTGCGGCGCTTTCCAGCTCCATCATTCATGACTCGGGCGATGCTGATTTCGTAACAAATGCAATCAAGGATCAAGTGCGCTTTTCCGCCGAGTCCGGTTCTCGCGGATTTAGCTACTTTCGTTCGATGTTTCAAAAGCCGCTGGAGATAGTGTTCGTCATGTGCGGCGGCATTCTGCTGCTGGCCTGCATTAACCTCACCAGCCTGCTGATGGCGCGCAGCGCGGCACGTGAGCGTGAACTCGCCACCCGGCTTGCCATGGGAGCTACGCGTCGCAGGCTTGTTCAGCAGTTGCTCATCGAGAGCCTGATGATCGCAATGATCGGTACGGGAGTTGGACTTGCCGCAGCTCCATTTCTCAGCCGCATGCTTGCCGCCATGTTGCTCAGTGGAGCAGGCCAGCGCGCTCAACTTGATACTTCACTTGACGTGAGAGTACTGTTCTTCGCGGCGATCATTGCTGTCACCACGGCTGTTCTGATCGGGCTCGTTCCCGCACTCCGCTCTACTTCAGGCAGCCTCAGCGATCACATCAAAGATGGCCAGTACGCCCGCCAATCGCACCAGCGAAGAGCCATCCTGCCTCGCATCCTCATGGCTTCGGAAGTATGCCTTGCCCTGATCCTTGTGGCAGGCGCAGGTCTGCTCGCCACCAGTGTGATTCGACTCTATAAAGTCGGTACAGGATTCGATCCGCATGGCGTCGTCAACATCGCTCTTAGTATGGACAAGCAGCCACTCGATGGAGAAGCGCTCACGCGGCTTTACCAGCAGATCGCCGAGGGACTCAGCCGTCAGCCTGGTGTCAAAAGCGTTGGCTTCGTCGACATTCTCCCCTTGAGCGGAGCAAGTGAAACGGATGACTATCCTGACATTGCAGGAACAGAACACATTGTTTTTGGGAGTCGCATTGGCGCGGATTACTTCCATGCGATGCGCATTCCTATCCTCGCCGGGCGAGACTTCACCTGGAGCGACACGATTGCTTCCGGTTCAAAAATAATTCTGAATGAATCCGCTGCCCGCGCTCTCTTTCCTGATCGATCCTATCGCTCTGTGCCGGGCGAAAACATGCCAGGCAGTCAAAAGAAACCTGTCGAAATCATCGGTATCGTCGGCGATACCAAGTACAACGATCTACGCTCACCTGCCCCGGCCTCTGCATATTCGCCGATGACACAGAGCCCCATACATAAAGGCTCCTATACTGCCGTCATCCGTATCGAGGGCCCTGCTGCTCCGTTCGCCGCGGCCACTCGCGACCTGACTATGCGGCTTGCTCCGGATATACCTGTCCCCGTGATGACGACCATGTCCAGCGTCGTCGATGACTCCATCACCGCCGAGCGGATGATGGCTATCCTCGCGGTCTATTTCGCCGCCTGCGCGTTGCTGGTGACCGGCATCGGCCTTTATGGAACACTCTCTTACGCCACGGCAAGGCGCACCTCGGAGATCGGCATCCGCATGGCTCTGGGAGCAAAGCGCGTGCAGGTGGTGACGCTTGTATTTCGCGAAAACGCAGCAGTCGCGCTGGTCGGATCCGTCGCGGGCCTGGCTGCAGCTTTCTTCGCCTCTCGCGTACTGGCGAGCTTCCTCTATGGAACATCCGCCCGCGATCCCTGGGTGCTCGGTGGATCTGTATTAGCCCTGGTCGCTATTGCCTGCGTCGCTTCGTTGCTGCCGGCACTGCGCGCCGCTCGCATCGATCCCATGGCCGCCATTCGCTGCGAATGA
- a CDS encoding sigma-70 family RNA polymerase sigma factor produces the protein MRLVTPTVALAARRVAYAWGDPSSFNVTEIVHEVFLKICEDDRKILREFEDRGHDSFLKLMRMIAASVGTDYFRRIRAEKRGGRMQTVSLDAQAMVEKIADTRSAGAEWPILMAQLDDLLRRDAVSVSDRDRTLFWLYYRQGLAAEAISRIPAIGLTPKGVESALRRLTKLLRDMILASQPNPDLLLGKTISSTNCEPKKLLGNCCD, from the coding sequence GTGCGTCTGGTGACGCCGACTGTGGCCCTGGCAGCACGCCGTGTGGCCTATGCCTGGGGAGATCCTTCCAGCTTTAACGTGACTGAAATTGTGCACGAAGTCTTTCTCAAAATATGCGAGGATGATCGCAAAATCCTGCGCGAGTTTGAGGATCGAGGGCATGATTCGTTTTTGAAATTGATGCGCATGATTGCGGCCTCCGTGGGCACCGATTATTTCCGCCGTATCCGGGCGGAGAAGCGTGGTGGCCGAATGCAAACGGTGTCCCTTGACGCTCAAGCCATGGTTGAGAAGATCGCCGACACACGTTCCGCAGGAGCCGAATGGCCGATCCTGATGGCACAGCTGGATGACCTTCTGCGAAGGGATGCCGTCTCTGTGAGTGACCGGGATCGCACCCTTTTCTGGCTATATTACCGGCAGGGACTCGCAGCAGAGGCCATATCTCGCATCCCGGCGATAGGCCTAACTCCCAAGGGAGTGGAGAGTGCGTTGCGGCGGCTTACCAAGTTACTTCGAGATATGATTCTTGCTAGCCAACCAAATCCTGATTTACTGCTGGGGAAAACTATCTCCAGCACAAATTGCGAGCCTAAAAAGCTTTTAGGAAATTGTTGCGATTGA
- a CDS encoding DUF4350 domain-containing protein, which yields MKIFASLDAKDRRMLLILLGGIALLLILLAVLTPRSDPDKNPVPDSYLTGRHGARAAYTLLQQSGYAIQRWEQPLSELAAHADPGTILILAEPNSYEDEDRASIRTILQKGGRILATGLRGGLLLPGNAVEPAKGISFAACEAQPEGLQPLAGTGPIWILPRAGWKLTNPAVQVAYTCANQPVVVEYPSEKGHIVWWANSTPLENSSITRGHNLELLLNSVGSPEGHRIYWDESLHGQAHTPWDYTSGPVWPLLLFGCIGLALLVILSYSRRRGPIRPLPASPRTTPIEFLDALGSLYRAAGATSTATQIAWDRFRSQTALLCGLRNHKPDARELAQAIERRFGSISISMEPDLVAAEEACSNDALKPREALAIVQSLRRHEQTLRAQTLRAASTIRISGNAT from the coding sequence ATGAAGATATTCGCCTCTCTCGACGCAAAAGACCGCCGCATGTTGCTTATCCTGCTGGGAGGAATCGCCCTGCTGTTGATCTTGCTCGCTGTCCTCACTCCCCGCTCCGACCCCGATAAAAACCCCGTCCCCGACAGCTATCTCACCGGTCGGCATGGAGCCCGGGCAGCCTACACGCTCCTGCAGCAAAGCGGCTACGCCATCCAGCGTTGGGAGCAGCCGCTCAGCGAACTCGCCGCCCATGCCGACCCCGGCACCATCCTCATCCTCGCCGAACCCAACTCCTACGAAGATGAGGACCGCGCCTCGATCCGCACCATTCTTCAAAAAGGCGGACGCATCCTTGCCACCGGCCTTCGAGGCGGCCTGCTTCTTCCCGGCAACGCTGTCGAACCAGCCAAAGGCATCTCCTTCGCCGCCTGCGAAGCCCAGCCAGAAGGCCTGCAGCCTCTCGCCGGCACCGGTCCCATCTGGATACTTCCGCGCGCCGGATGGAAGCTCACCAATCCCGCTGTTCAGGTCGCCTACACCTGCGCCAACCAGCCCGTCGTCGTCGAATATCCATCCGAAAAAGGCCATATTGTCTGGTGGGCCAACTCCACCCCGTTAGAGAACAGCTCCATCACCCGCGGCCACAATCTTGAGTTGCTCCTCAACTCCGTCGGCTCTCCCGAAGGTCATCGCATCTACTGGGACGAATCCCTCCACGGCCAGGCCCATACGCCCTGGGATTACACCAGCGGTCCCGTCTGGCCTCTGCTGCTCTTCGGCTGCATCGGCCTGGCCTTGCTGGTGATTCTCAGCTACAGCCGCCGTCGTGGACCGATCCGTCCGCTGCCCGCCAGCCCGCGCACCACGCCTATCGAATTTCTCGACGCTCTCGGCAGCCTCTATCGCGCAGCCGGAGCTACCAGCACCGCAACGCAAATCGCCTGGGATCGCTTTCGCTCACAGACCGCTCTGCTCTGCGGCCTGCGCAATCACAAACCCGACGCCCGCGAACTTGCCCAGGCCATCGAACGTCGCTTCGGCTCCATCAGCATCAGCATGGAGCCCGACCTGGTTGCCGCTGAAGAAGCCTGCTCGAACGACGCTCTCAAGCCCCGCGAAGCGCTGGCCATCGTTCAAAGCCTGCGCCGTCATGAACAAACCTTGCGTGCGCAAACCCTGCGCGCCGCCAGCACCATCCGCATTAGCGGCAACGCCACCTAG
- a CDS encoding AAA family ATPase: protein MTEEVNPELTTEVTSVSASETTQANAELHATRQLLVHARTELGKVIAGQTEVIDEALIALLCQGHVLLEGVPGIAKTLIVKALSRLLGLSFHRVQATPDLMPADILGTTILVQGSSSFTFHKGAVFTDLLLVDEINRMPPRTQAALLECMEERQVTTDGVARPLPDDFTVFATQNPVDFEGTYPLPEAQLDRFLLKTRVNYPSEADERHILELHLNAHGALLLDVARITPIPAGLLAAARREVQSTRIEPELLTYILALVRRTREWPTLILGASPRAAISLMRVAQAIAALEDRSYLVPDDVKRAVPPVMRHRVRLKPEAELEGFDSDRILTDIVAAVPVPRA from the coding sequence ATGACCGAGGAAGTAAATCCAGAACTAACTACAGAAGTAACTTCCGTGTCCGCTTCGGAAACAACGCAGGCCAACGCCGAACTTCACGCCACGCGCCAGCTACTCGTCCACGCTCGCACCGAGCTTGGCAAAGTAATCGCCGGTCAAACGGAGGTTATCGACGAGGCCCTGATTGCCCTCTTATGCCAGGGACATGTCCTGCTCGAAGGCGTACCCGGCATCGCGAAAACCCTCATCGTCAAAGCGCTCTCACGCCTGCTGGGTCTCAGCTTTCATCGCGTGCAGGCCACTCCCGACCTCATGCCCGCCGACATTCTCGGCACCACGATTCTTGTGCAGGGCAGCAGCAGCTTCACCTTCCACAAAGGAGCCGTCTTCACAGACCTGCTCCTTGTCGATGAAATCAACCGCATGCCTCCACGCACCCAGGCTGCCCTGCTTGAATGCATGGAAGAGCGCCAGGTCACAACCGATGGAGTAGCTCGTCCGCTGCCGGATGATTTCACCGTCTTTGCGACGCAGAACCCAGTCGATTTTGAAGGCACCTATCCGCTCCCCGAGGCCCAGCTCGATCGCTTCCTGCTCAAGACCCGCGTCAACTATCCCAGCGAAGCCGACGAACGCCACATCCTCGAACTCCACCTCAACGCGCACGGCGCCCTCCTGCTGGATGTAGCCCGCATCACGCCCATCCCCGCAGGTCTGCTCGCCGCCGCGCGCAGAGAAGTGCAGTCCACCCGCATTGAGCCCGAACTGCTCACCTACATCCTCGCTCTAGTTCGCCGCACACGCGAGTGGCCCACGCTCATTCTCGGAGCCAGCCCTCGCGCCGCTATCAGCCTCATGCGCGTCGCCCAGGCCATAGCCGCGCTTGAAGATCGCAGCTATCTCGTTCCGGACGATGTAAAGCGCGCCGTGCCGCCAGTCATGCGCCATCGCGTCCGGCTCAAACCAGAGGCCGAGTTGGAAGGCTTCGACTCCGACCGCATTCTTACCGACATCGTGGCCGCTGTTCCAGTACCGAGAGCCTGA